One region of Labrus bergylta chromosome 23, fLabBer1.1, whole genome shotgun sequence genomic DNA includes:
- the pax4 gene encoding paired box protein Pax-4, producing MCGANVDLPNQGCGTVNQLGGMFLNGRPLPESKRRKMIELASEGVRPSQISRILRVSNGCVSKILSRYRRTGLLEPKTIGGSRPRLLTPGVISTIIQCKRENPTIFAWEIRKRLAEARICKASKVPSVSSINRILRKIHLDHGPMCMEINAQNRTGQDFDSFIQEELNEIQMFQTICSNDQNPKSVHHRNRTTFTPEQSTALEQEFSHSQYADLYMREKLSVEIRVPEDTIKVWFSNRRAKWRREAKHRSSTQTSDLQKQKVFAPVTPSTQHSVTSQQATGVSRLYGENSAASSSYNTAAGRRMNSFSFKTHTDIGQCEHLVSVPPASLHQSNNMMVPPMPEKTPLYLHSDRYNFPLVHHHTASRTSLPLPTETIRIEHPVMQCWNQKGASFTWNQFNQPPWTLNPRTYLE from the exons ATGTGTGGAGCAAACGTTGATCTGCCAAATCAAG GTTGTGGAACTGTAAACCAGCTTGGAGGGATGTTTCTCAACGGCAGACCTCTCCCAGAAtccaagaggaggaagatgattGAACTGGCCTCAGAGGGAGTCCGTCCGAGTCAGATCTCCAGGATACTGCGA GTGTCCAATGGCTGCGTCAGTAAGATCCTGAGCCGGTACAGACGCACGGGTCTCCTGGAGCCAAAGACCATCGGTGGGAGCAGGCCTCGGCTTCTCACCCCGGGTGTCATCTCCACAATCATCCAGTGCAAAAGGGAAAATCCAACCATTTTCGCTTGGGAGATCCGAAAACGTCTCGCAGAAGCCCGGATATGCAAGGCCTCCAAAGTCCCCAGC GTGTCGTCTATTAATCGGATTTTGAGAAAGATCCACTTGGATCACGGACCGATGTGCATGGAGATCAACGCGCAGAACAGGACTGGGCAGG ATTTTGATTCTTTCATCCAGGAAGAACTGAATGAGATACAGATGTTTCAGACAATTTGCAGCAATGACCAAAACCCTAAATCTGTCCACCATCGCAACCGCACCACCTTTACCCCTGAGCAGAGTACTGCACTCGAGCAAG AATTCTCTCACAGCCAGTATGCAGATCTGTACATGAGAGAGAAACTATCAGTTGAGATCAGAGTTCCTGAGGACACCATCAAG GTCTGGTTTTCAAACAGACGGGCTAAATGGAGGAGGGAGGCCAAACACAGGAGCAGCACGCAGA CTTCAGATCttcagaaacaaaaagtttttgCTCCTGTGACTCCATCAACGCAACACAGCGTCACATCTCAACAG GCAACAGGAGTGTCGAGACTCTACGGTGAAAACTCAGCGGCCTCCTCTTCATACAACACAGCTGCCGGGAGGCGCATGAATAGTTTCTCCtttaagacacacacag ATATAGGACAGTGTGAACATCTAGTGTCAGTCCCACCTGCGTCCCTCCACCAGTCGAACAACATGATGGTCCCCCCAATGCCAGAAAAGACTCCATTGTACCTCCACAGTGATAGATACAATTTCCCATTGGTTCACCATCACACAGCTTCAAGGACATCCCTGCCTTTACCCACTGAGACAATAAGAATAGAACATCCTGTGATGCAGTGCTGGAACCAGAAGGGAGCTTCTTTCACATGGAACCAGTTCAACCAGCCGCCCTGGACCCTTAATCCACGTACCTATCTGGAGTAA